From the Leptospira noumeaensis genome, the window AAAAAGAGTTATTAGCACTGTAGAAAATATTCCTCAATTTCCCTTAATGGGAAGAGTAGTTCCGGAATTTAATATAGAAAATCTAAGGGAGCGAATTTCTGGTAATTATAGGGTTGTTTATCGGATTAATAAATCTCAGAATATTGAAATTGTTACAATCCATCATTCAGCAAGAATATTAAAGGAACCATAATTAATCTTCGGCACCTTCGCATAACAGCGTCTACTCACTGCGCTTCGGCACTTGCGGCCTCGCTTGGCCTGCGGCACATTTCCCTTCTGTCACTCGCTCGCATACGCAAGCTGCGTGCCAGTCCCTAACGTCCCGTTCCGGAACTCAGGGTCGGGAAACGTCGAGTAGACTAGTTCGTTATACGCAAGCCAGAAAATGTATGACTCAAGACATGGGTAACACTTTTGTAGCAAGACATAGGTAACACTTTCTGGTTTCTCATCTCTTTAGA encodes:
- a CDS encoding type II toxin-antitoxin system RelE/ParE family toxin encodes the protein MAKEIVWSLRAKADLQDIHDYINKDSEIYALSVIKRVISTVENIPQFPLMGRVVPEFNIENLRERISGNYRVVYRINKSQNIEIVTIHHSARILKEP